In Labilithrix sp., the following proteins share a genomic window:
- a CDS encoding S9 family peptidase translates to MKATTVTCLFPLVLVAACTPAASPQGSGPPAIPPPVVSNTPPPTATPRQASPPPVVSSYEKPPQSILDVMHSPPPPSPYASPTGERILLVTNVEYPSIARVAEPFLRLAGVRLEPRNRSKHDTPNGYGIRPCARDYTLVTVPSGETKKVALPPSGCASPPSWSVDGTKFAFLNAATESVEVWVGDAATGEVRRLEGVRANPMLDHTMQWSADQKALLVKAVVEDAGPPPPAPPVPPGPSVQESTGKGESSTYETRDTLQNKHDEDLFDYYATSQLVLVDVAGGGVKKVGKPAIYKDVDMAPDGVHVLVETVHKPYSYVTTVERFPKDVGVLDVQKGDVHKLASLPLADRVPVHGVPLGPRAFNWRSNEPATLIWAEALDGGDWKQKVPHRDKVMMQKAPFTAAPVEVTKTEHRFTGFHWGEKPDLAFLHEHDENRHWRRTFVVNVDQPTAKPRLLWDLSTDEKYKNPGTLVQRPLANGAWVVRQDGASVFLRGAGASPTGDRPFLDRLDLGTFKSERLFRSDKTAYESFVAFASPKPTERTFISWHQSPTDPPNAFLRTPGAAVSGAPPEGEPAFTSTSAPITKMPDPAPQVRAIKKRLVKYKRRDGVDLSFTLYTPPDYKEGTKVPSILYAYPLDYADAKAAGQVTGSEQTFTRLRQFRLLLLAGYAIIDNAAFPIVGDPKKAYDTYLEQLTDDAKAAVDKAVELGVVDPDRIGVTGHSHGALMTANLLAHTNLFRAGVATSGSYNKTLTPFGFQNERRSVWDAQSVYIKASPFFYADKLKLPILIMHGDDDANPGTTPLQARKLFEAIRGNGGTTRLVMLPHEPHWYTAQESNEQYLAEMLRWFDKYVKNASGPRPPAPTLPKK, encoded by the coding sequence GTGAAAGCCACGACCGTCACGTGCCTCTTCCCGCTCGTCCTCGTCGCCGCGTGCACGCCGGCGGCCTCTCCGCAGGGCAGCGGCCCGCCCGCGATCCCGCCGCCGGTCGTCTCGAACACGCCGCCGCCGACCGCGACGCCGCGCCAGGCGTCGCCGCCCCCCGTCGTCTCGAGCTACGAGAAGCCGCCGCAGTCGATCCTCGACGTGATGCACTCGCCGCCGCCGCCGTCGCCGTACGCGAGCCCGACCGGCGAGCGCATCTTGCTCGTCACGAACGTGGAGTACCCGTCGATCGCGCGCGTCGCGGAGCCGTTCCTGCGCCTCGCGGGCGTGCGCCTCGAGCCGCGGAACCGGAGCAAGCACGACACGCCGAACGGCTACGGCATCCGCCCATGCGCGCGCGACTACACGCTCGTCACGGTCCCCTCCGGCGAGACGAAGAAGGTCGCCCTCCCGCCGAGCGGCTGCGCGAGCCCGCCCTCGTGGTCGGTGGACGGGACGAAGTTCGCGTTCCTCAACGCCGCGACCGAGTCGGTCGAGGTCTGGGTCGGCGACGCGGCGACGGGCGAGGTCCGTCGCCTCGAGGGCGTGCGCGCGAACCCGATGCTCGATCACACGATGCAGTGGAGCGCCGATCAGAAGGCGCTCCTCGTGAAGGCGGTCGTGGAGGACGCGGGCCCGCCGCCGCCCGCCCCGCCGGTGCCGCCCGGCCCCTCGGTGCAGGAGTCCACCGGCAAGGGCGAGAGCAGCACCTACGAGACGCGCGACACGCTGCAGAACAAGCACGACGAGGACCTCTTCGACTACTACGCGACGTCGCAGCTCGTGCTCGTCGACGTCGCCGGCGGCGGGGTGAAGAAGGTGGGCAAGCCCGCGATCTACAAGGACGTCGACATGGCGCCCGACGGCGTCCACGTGCTCGTCGAGACGGTCCACAAGCCCTACTCCTACGTCACGACCGTCGAGCGTTTCCCGAAGGACGTCGGCGTCCTCGACGTGCAGAAGGGCGACGTGCACAAGCTCGCGTCGCTCCCGCTCGCCGATCGCGTCCCGGTCCACGGCGTCCCGCTCGGCCCGCGCGCCTTCAACTGGCGCTCGAACGAGCCGGCGACGCTGATCTGGGCGGAGGCGCTCGACGGCGGCGACTGGAAGCAGAAGGTCCCGCACCGCGACAAGGTGATGATGCAGAAGGCGCCCTTCACCGCGGCGCCGGTGGAGGTCACGAAGACGGAGCACCGCTTCACCGGCTTCCACTGGGGCGAGAAGCCGGACCTCGCGTTCCTCCACGAGCACGACGAGAACCGCCACTGGCGCCGCACGTTCGTCGTGAACGTCGACCAGCCGACCGCGAAGCCGCGCCTCTTGTGGGACCTCTCGACCGACGAGAAGTACAAGAACCCGGGCACGCTCGTGCAGCGGCCGCTCGCGAACGGCGCGTGGGTCGTGCGTCAGGACGGCGCCTCCGTGTTCCTCCGCGGCGCGGGCGCCTCGCCGACGGGCGATCGTCCCTTCCTCGATCGCCTCGACCTCGGCACCTTCAAGTCGGAGCGCCTCTTCCGCTCCGACAAGACCGCCTACGAGTCGTTCGTCGCGTTCGCGTCGCCGAAGCCGACCGAGCGCACGTTCATCTCGTGGCACCAGTCGCCGACCGATCCCCCGAACGCGTTCCTCCGCACGCCCGGCGCCGCCGTCTCCGGCGCCCCGCCCGAGGGCGAGCCCGCCTTCACGTCGACGAGCGCCCCGATTACGAAAATGCCGGATCCGGCGCCCCAGGTCCGCGCGATCAAAAAGCGGCTCGTGAAATACAAGCGCCGCGACGGCGTCGACCTCTCTTTCACGCTTTACACGCCGCCGGACTACAAAGAAGGCACGAAGGTCCCCTCCATCCTCTACGCCTATCCGCTCGACTACGCCGACGCGAAGGCGGCGGGCCAGGTCACCGGCTCGGAGCAGACGTTCACGCGCCTCCGCCAGTTCCGCCTCCTGCTCCTCGCCGGATACGCCATTATCGACAACGCCGCATTCCCGATCGTCGGCGATCCGAAGAAGGCCTATGACACGTATCTCGAGCAGCTGACCGACGACGCGAAGGCGGCGGTCGACAAGGCGGTCGAGCTCGGCGTCGTCGACCCGGACCGCATCGGCGTCACCGGCCACAGCCACGGCGCGCTGATGACGGCGAACCTCCTCGCGCACACGAACCTGTTCCGCGCCGGCGTGGCGACGAGCGGCTCCTACAACAAGACGCTCACGCCCTTCGGCTTCCAGAACGAGCGCCGCTCGGTCTGGGACGCGCAGTCGGTCTACATCAAGGCGTCCCCGTTCTTCTACGCCGACAAGCTGAAGCTCCCCATCCTCATCATGCACGGTGACGACGACGCGAACCCGGGCACGACCCCGCTCCAAGCCCGCAAGCTCTTCGAAGCCATCCGCGGCAACGGCGGCACGACCCGCCTCGTGATGCTCCCCCACGAGCCCCACTGGTACACGGCCCAAGAATCGAACGAGCAATACCTCGCCGAAATGCTCCGCTGGTTCGACAAATACGTAAAAAACGCCTCCGGCCCCCGCCCCCCGGCCCCCACACTGCCGAAGAAGTAG
- a CDS encoding serine/threonine protein kinase, with amino-acid sequence MTEHPTAPLPVITTNLLEKRERGYLAWVAVANEIAKLPLESPPIDASTHALEIRVESYDQPLIVLADPMGAPTTEGFPLRLRPLDEEQENALRLELFSGGAAQEAPKPQANHKISMVGISAPAEATVSADHANALNRMTQGGASSAAKRTPGSLKGRSLGDGRFILDKLLGGGASGEVYKAVHTALRRPVAVKVLHTTLQQSEDYATRFYAEALAASRLDHRNVLRVIDYGQEADGLLYIVMELITGKSFMDILLEEGPLSEERIVDLVSQACAGLAHAHDAGVIHRDIKPENILVVKVRDDEGKETDCAKVCDFGIAQWTPPKTEGGSQIPKVDASKIVGTPGYMAPEQIQNDPVDARTDVYALGVVMYELATGRVPFLSEDAMEILTCHMVETPEPPSTYQPSITPRLERLIMKALEKEPERRHDDMRDLRAALRHLVDDDWASTSGSFRKISIRQTPLTASDFVNDTANALGVLHDIEERDRAAGFSALSEALKLATMEGRTKLARDLVAWLHTRLADPGLPDAEKDLAQRALHVLREPEVARQHAIKLLDGKIDHDEAALTMLREAGPLAARALIDSRRVRPPGLELRARFVATLRAIGPSALPVIIAALEPLAAVASRHDEAMAEDLLRSLPDGRSDAAGDVTVRFVRLDKPTLGVTALRATTALWGVRARPLLVGVLDSNDDAFRAIAIEELYRLGCIDDVVVERLGRIVLGQQPAGEELKVAAASVFGAATTDARTRATGILVTRLAPEKGLMSSIRSALGPRDDQRFVVALARALFLLDPAGSRVVLERFAGGRPDVRPHIDAILAGR; translated from the coding sequence ATGACCGAGCACCCCACCGCTCCACTCCCCGTCATCACCACGAATCTCCTCGAGAAACGGGAGCGGGGTTACCTGGCGTGGGTCGCGGTCGCGAACGAGATCGCGAAGCTCCCGCTCGAGTCGCCGCCGATCGACGCGTCGACCCACGCGCTCGAGATCCGCGTCGAGAGCTACGACCAGCCGCTCATCGTCCTCGCCGATCCGATGGGCGCGCCGACGACGGAGGGCTTCCCGCTCCGCCTCCGTCCGCTCGACGAGGAGCAGGAGAACGCGCTCCGGCTCGAGCTCTTCTCCGGCGGCGCCGCACAAGAAGCCCCGAAGCCCCAGGCGAACCACAAGATCTCGATGGTCGGGATCTCCGCGCCGGCCGAGGCCACCGTGAGCGCGGACCACGCGAACGCGCTGAACCGCATGACGCAGGGCGGCGCGAGCAGCGCGGCGAAGCGCACGCCGGGATCGCTGAAGGGGCGCTCGCTCGGGGACGGCCGCTTCATCCTCGACAAGCTCCTCGGCGGCGGCGCGAGCGGCGAGGTCTACAAGGCGGTCCACACCGCGCTCCGCCGCCCCGTCGCGGTGAAGGTCCTCCACACCACGCTCCAGCAGAGCGAGGACTACGCGACGCGCTTCTACGCCGAGGCCCTCGCCGCGAGCCGCCTCGATCACCGCAACGTCCTCCGCGTCATCGACTACGGACAGGAGGCGGACGGCCTCCTCTACATCGTCATGGAGCTCATCACCGGGAAGAGCTTCATGGACATCCTCCTCGAGGAGGGTCCGCTCTCGGAGGAGCGGATCGTCGATCTCGTCTCGCAGGCCTGCGCCGGCCTCGCGCACGCGCACGACGCGGGCGTCATCCACCGCGACATCAAGCCGGAGAACATCCTCGTCGTGAAGGTGCGCGACGACGAGGGCAAGGAGACCGACTGCGCGAAGGTCTGCGACTTCGGCATCGCGCAGTGGACCCCGCCGAAGACGGAGGGCGGCTCCCAGATCCCGAAGGTGGACGCGTCCAAGATCGTCGGAACGCCCGGCTACATGGCGCCGGAGCAGATCCAGAACGATCCGGTCGACGCGCGCACGGACGTCTACGCCCTCGGCGTCGTGATGTACGAGCTCGCGACCGGCCGCGTCCCGTTCCTCTCCGAGGACGCGATGGAGATCCTCACCTGCCACATGGTCGAGACGCCGGAGCCGCCGTCGACGTACCAGCCGTCGATCACGCCGCGCCTCGAGCGCCTCATCATGAAGGCGCTCGAGAAGGAGCCCGAGCGCCGCCACGACGACATGCGCGATCTCCGCGCCGCGCTGCGCCACCTCGTCGACGACGACTGGGCGAGCACCTCCGGCTCGTTTCGGAAGATCTCGATCCGGCAGACGCCGCTCACCGCGAGCGACTTCGTCAACGACACCGCCAACGCGCTCGGCGTCCTCCACGACATCGAGGAGCGCGATCGCGCCGCCGGGTTCAGCGCGCTCTCCGAGGCGCTGAAGCTCGCGACGATGGAGGGGCGCACCAAGCTCGCGCGCGACCTCGTCGCGTGGCTCCACACGCGGCTCGCCGATCCGGGCCTCCCCGACGCGGAGAAGGACCTCGCCCAGCGCGCGCTCCACGTCCTCCGCGAGCCCGAGGTCGCGCGCCAGCACGCGATCAAGCTCCTCGACGGGAAGATCGATCACGACGAGGCGGCGCTCACGATGCTGCGCGAGGCGGGGCCGCTCGCGGCGCGCGCGTTGATCGACTCGCGGCGCGTTCGTCCGCCCGGCCTCGAGCTCCGCGCGCGCTTCGTCGCCACGCTGCGCGCGATCGGCCCGTCCGCGCTCCCCGTCATCATCGCCGCGCTCGAGCCGCTCGCGGCGGTCGCGAGCCGGCACGACGAAGCGATGGCGGAGGACCTCCTCCGCTCGCTCCCCGACGGACGATCCGACGCGGCGGGCGACGTCACGGTGCGCTTCGTCCGGCTCGACAAGCCCACGCTCGGCGTCACCGCGCTCCGCGCGACGACCGCGCTCTGGGGTGTGCGCGCGCGTCCGCTCCTCGTCGGCGTGCTCGACTCGAACGACGACGCGTTCCGCGCCATCGCGATCGAGGAGCTCTATCGCCTCGGCTGCATCGACGACGTCGTCGTCGAGCGGCTCGGGCGCATCGTCCTCGGCCAGCAACCCGCGGGCGAGGAACTCAAAGTCGCAGCGGCGAGCGTGTTCGGAGCTGCGACAACGGACGCGCGGACACGTGCGACAGGGATCCTCGTCACGCGCCTCGCGCCCGAGAAGGGCCTCATGAGCTCCATCCGCTCCGCGCTCGGCCCGCGCGACGATCAGCGTTTCGTCGTCGCCCTCGCGCGCGCCCTCTTCCTCCTCGATCCGGCCGGATCCCGCGTGGTTCTCGAGCGTTTCGCGGGTGGACGCCCGGACGTCCGGCCTCACATCGACGCGATCCTGGCGGGTCGATAG
- a CDS encoding helix-turn-helix transcriptional regulator, translating to MTRSRHRERPDPLAARIGARIRQLRTETEFPFDAFVEETGLGRGYVSELERGLVVPGVGTLARVASALGVTIADLVSGDTERERLFDELRGKPGSLVRSLRDTVRRESS from the coding sequence GTGACACGTTCGCGACATCGTGAACGTCCTGATCCGCTCGCGGCTCGCATCGGGGCCCGCATCCGCCAGCTGCGCACGGAGACGGAGTTCCCGTTCGACGCCTTCGTCGAGGAGACCGGCCTCGGGCGCGGCTACGTCTCGGAGCTCGAACGCGGCCTCGTCGTCCCCGGCGTCGGGACGCTCGCGCGCGTGGCCTCCGCGCTCGGCGTGACGATCGCCGATCTCGTGTCCGGCGACACCGAGCGCGAGCGCCTCTTCGACGAGCTGCGCGGCAAGCCGGGCTCGCTCGTCCGCTCCCTCCGCGACACGGTCCGCCGGGAGTCGAGCTAA
- a CDS encoding response regulator — translation MSWILLVDDHDDGREVLAEFLSFNGFEVEGCGSGEDALARIEERGAPGVVLTDLTLGAMSGIDLAKKIRGAAATAKVPLVAVTGHVSFADPDGLFAEILPKPVPLPRLVDTVKRALGA, via the coding sequence ATGTCTTGGATTCTCCTCGTCGACGACCACGACGACGGTCGCGAGGTGCTCGCGGAGTTCTTGTCCTTCAACGGCTTCGAGGTGGAGGGCTGCGGATCGGGCGAGGACGCGCTCGCGCGCATCGAGGAGCGCGGCGCGCCCGGGGTGGTGCTGACCGACCTGACGCTCGGCGCGATGAGCGGGATCGACCTCGCGAAGAAGATCCGCGGCGCGGCCGCGACGGCGAAGGTGCCGCTCGTCGCGGTGACGGGCCACGTGAGCTTCGCCGACCCCGACGGGCTCTTCGCGGAGATCCTGCCGAAGCCGGTCCCGCTCCCGCGTCTCGTCGACACGGTGAAGCGGGCGCTCGGCGCCTGA
- a CDS encoding response regulator → MATAATTPVERRATILLVDDHPPNLMALEATLEPLGTHLVSVSSGAEAVQVAEATDLALVLLDLQMPELDGLETAVLLKKHARSKALPIIIVTANEPTRAQVARGYESGAVDFLSKPLDPDVLLAKVTVFVELWQKNARDSLAPRSDEGSGRLSERLVAAAPPSEQAATVEALLRIHGALTEDLDVANIAARLAAQGRDLTRASGAAFHYRQRDGRWGLAQVGRLRAVLEELGPNAPVLARVFERGRIARHDDARKLGGRPIGSLLAAPVVARDGTVEGALVLVHEAAYVFDLRDEELVAIAASHAASAFENARLYDEAREARHRAELAELELRAGEARLRIALEAAGLGTWDYNPLTEQLRWDARCKALAGLGPDAEITWATFIEGIHPADRDRVRAEVRRVLDPGADMSFDVEYRAIGIEDGVERWVSARGVAIAENGKVVRFLGAMLDITAKKRIEVERIEILEREQRARAAAETANRSKDEFLATVSHELRNPLNAILGWARVLIEEDEEGDERRRKGLEVILRNAKTQVQLVEDILEVSRIITGKLRLSTCSVDVGAIVDNAIETARAAAAAKRVLIDVRVEQPLGIIVADEDRLQQILWNLLLNAVKFTPAEGTVTLHARRSATRLELVIQDTGEGIDPDFLPFVFDRFRQADGSTTRTHGGLGLGLAIVRHLAELHGGTVRAESEGRGRGATFTVVLPADPAAADERAASPVAAPPPSRRPEEKKPLAGRAVLVLDDDSDMRELLAMILEDAGAKVRCCSTVGAALAALESDKPDVAISDLAMPGEDGYAFVRRVRGAAEGVRALPLVAMTAYARAEDRRRVLDAGFDRHVAKPIEPDELVEALVAVIDGH, encoded by the coding sequence TTGGCGACGGCCGCGACGACCCCGGTCGAGCGCCGGGCGACGATCCTCCTCGTCGACGATCACCCGCCGAACCTGATGGCGCTCGAGGCGACCCTCGAGCCGCTCGGGACGCACCTCGTCTCCGTGAGCAGCGGCGCGGAGGCGGTCCAGGTCGCGGAGGCCACCGACCTCGCGCTCGTCCTCCTCGATCTGCAGATGCCCGAGCTCGACGGGCTCGAGACCGCGGTCCTCCTCAAGAAGCACGCGCGCTCGAAGGCGCTCCCGATCATCATCGTCACCGCCAACGAACCCACGCGGGCGCAGGTCGCACGCGGCTACGAGAGCGGCGCGGTCGACTTCCTCTCGAAGCCGCTCGATCCCGACGTCCTGCTCGCGAAGGTCACCGTCTTCGTCGAGCTCTGGCAGAAGAACGCGCGCGACTCGCTCGCGCCGCGCTCGGACGAAGGGAGCGGCCGCCTCTCCGAGCGGCTCGTCGCGGCGGCGCCGCCGTCGGAGCAGGCCGCCACGGTGGAGGCGCTCCTCCGCATCCACGGCGCGCTGACGGAGGACCTCGACGTCGCGAACATCGCCGCGCGCCTCGCGGCGCAAGGCCGCGATCTCACGCGCGCGTCGGGCGCGGCGTTCCACTATCGGCAGCGCGACGGGCGCTGGGGGCTCGCGCAGGTCGGTCGTCTCCGCGCCGTGCTCGAAGAGCTCGGGCCCAACGCGCCGGTCCTCGCGCGCGTCTTCGAGCGCGGACGCATCGCGCGACACGACGACGCGCGCAAGCTCGGCGGCCGTCCGATCGGGAGCCTGCTCGCGGCGCCGGTCGTCGCGCGCGACGGCACGGTCGAGGGCGCGCTCGTCCTCGTGCACGAGGCGGCGTACGTGTTCGACCTGCGCGACGAGGAGCTCGTCGCGATCGCGGCGAGCCACGCCGCCTCCGCCTTCGAGAACGCGCGGCTCTACGACGAAGCGCGCGAGGCGCGGCACCGCGCGGAGCTCGCCGAGCTCGAGCTGCGCGCCGGCGAAGCGCGGCTCCGCATCGCGCTCGAGGCGGCGGGCCTCGGGACGTGGGACTACAACCCGCTCACCGAGCAGCTCCGCTGGGACGCGCGGTGCAAGGCGCTCGCCGGCCTCGGCCCCGACGCGGAGATCACGTGGGCCACCTTCATCGAGGGCATCCATCCCGCCGACCGCGATCGCGTCCGCGCGGAGGTGCGGCGCGTGCTCGACCCCGGCGCCGACATGAGCTTCGACGTGGAGTACCGCGCGATCGGGATCGAGGACGGCGTCGAGCGCTGGGTGTCCGCGCGCGGCGTCGCGATCGCGGAGAACGGCAAGGTCGTGCGTTTCCTCGGCGCGATGCTCGACATCACCGCGAAGAAGCGGATCGAGGTCGAGCGGATCGAGATCCTCGAACGCGAGCAACGCGCGCGCGCGGCGGCGGAGACGGCGAACCGGTCCAAGGACGAGTTCCTCGCCACCGTCTCGCACGAGCTCCGCAACCCGCTGAACGCGATCCTCGGCTGGGCGCGCGTGTTGATCGAAGAGGACGAGGAGGGCGACGAGCGCCGGCGCAAGGGCCTCGAGGTGATCCTCCGCAACGCGAAGACGCAGGTGCAGCTCGTCGAGGACATCCTCGAGGTGTCGCGCATCATCACCGGGAAGCTCCGGCTGTCGACATGCTCCGTCGACGTCGGCGCGATCGTCGACAACGCGATCGAGACGGCGCGCGCGGCGGCGGCGGCGAAGCGGGTCCTCATCGACGTGCGGGTGGAGCAACCGCTCGGGATCATCGTCGCCGACGAGGATCGCCTCCAGCAGATCCTGTGGAACCTCCTCCTCAACGCGGTGAAGTTCACGCCAGCGGAGGGCACGGTGACGCTCCACGCGCGGAGGTCGGCGACGCGCCTCGAGCTCGTCATCCAGGACACCGGCGAAGGCATCGACCCGGACTTCCTACCGTTCGTGTTCGATCGCTTCCGTCAGGCCGACGGCTCGACGACGCGGACGCACGGCGGCCTCGGCCTCGGCCTCGCGATCGTCCGCCACCTCGCGGAGCTCCACGGCGGGACGGTGCGCGCGGAGAGCGAGGGCCGCGGGCGAGGCGCGACGTTCACCGTCGTCCTCCCGGCCGATCCCGCCGCCGCGGACGAACGCGCGGCGAGCCCGGTCGCCGCCCCGCCGCCGTCACGCCGTCCGGAGGAGAAGAAGCCGCTCGCGGGCCGCGCGGTCCTCGTCCTCGACGACGACTCCGACATGCGCGAGCTCCTCGCGATGATCCTCGAAGACGCGGGCGCGAAGGTGCGGTGCTGCTCGACCGTCGGCGCCGCGCTCGCGGCGCTCGAGAGCGACAAGCCCGACGTCGCGATCTCGGACCTCGCGATGCCGGGCGAGGACGGCTACGCCTTCGTTCGCCGCGTTCGTGGCGCCGCCGAGGGCGTGCGCGCGCTCCCGCTCGTCGCGATGACCGCCTACGCCCGAGCCGAAGACCGCCGCCGCGTCCTCGACGCCGGCTTCGATAGGCACGTCGCGAAGCCCATCGAGCCCGACGAGCTGGTCGAGGCTTTGGTCGCCGTGATCGACGGTCACTGA
- a CDS encoding serine/threonine protein kinase, with product MLGDSSLVQGLLNVLERELLPSVEIGTDAQAWGRANRIADAVLSMLSDEEREAVELPSRVGVLQALYTAARAPQGDGRTRDDKRARASALYTFVTRCREASDPQRHSRPPPPPSRGPASIRPPAHSIVPAPPRNMPAWVPESGVLGGFRLVRPMAEGGLGSLFLAHRLEDEGDPLAPQVVLKVPHDGGALAVHVPEEEMMAAFRAEASALAAIPIHANLARILAFDVASKPKPFLVMELVEGRTVFEELEERTLTMARALEVLDGVLAGLDAMHSVGVGHLDVKPDNVILRRETGAATLVDFGLSGRTVRKKCGNPIYAAPEVWNDERQPESAFAADAYSFACLAFETLTGRALFDDEDPFVTIRQHLSHDGLPPGIAQLRARPELRKLAEILGRALRASPAQRTRVRMIRTELSRLAPQIKDLEWPLRGNEAWQTTPISDLDVSATAS from the coding sequence ATGCTCGGCGATTCATCGCTGGTGCAAGGGCTGCTCAACGTGCTCGAGCGGGAGCTCCTCCCGAGCGTCGAGATCGGCACCGATGCGCAAGCGTGGGGACGCGCGAACCGCATCGCCGACGCGGTGCTCTCGATGCTCTCGGACGAGGAGCGCGAGGCGGTCGAGCTCCCGTCCCGCGTCGGCGTGCTGCAGGCGCTCTACACCGCGGCGCGCGCCCCGCAGGGAGACGGGCGCACGCGCGACGACAAGCGCGCGCGGGCGAGCGCGCTCTACACGTTCGTGACGCGCTGTCGCGAGGCGAGCGATCCGCAGCGCCACTCGCGCCCGCCGCCGCCGCCGTCGCGCGGGCCCGCGTCGATCCGCCCACCGGCGCACAGCATCGTCCCCGCGCCGCCGCGCAACATGCCCGCCTGGGTGCCGGAGAGCGGCGTCCTCGGCGGGTTCCGCCTCGTCCGGCCGATGGCGGAGGGCGGCCTCGGGTCCTTGTTCCTCGCGCACCGGCTCGAGGACGAGGGCGATCCGCTCGCGCCGCAGGTCGTGCTGAAGGTCCCCCACGACGGCGGCGCGCTCGCGGTCCACGTCCCGGAAGAAGAGATGATGGCGGCGTTCCGGGCGGAGGCCTCCGCCCTCGCCGCGATCCCGATCCACGCGAACCTCGCGCGCATCCTCGCGTTCGACGTCGCGTCGAAGCCGAAGCCGTTCCTCGTGATGGAGCTCGTCGAAGGCCGCACCGTCTTCGAAGAGCTCGAAGAGAGGACGCTCACGATGGCGCGCGCGCTCGAGGTCCTCGACGGCGTCCTCGCCGGGCTCGACGCGATGCACTCCGTCGGCGTCGGCCACCTCGACGTGAAGCCGGACAACGTCATCCTCCGCCGCGAGACCGGCGCGGCGACGCTCGTCGACTTCGGGCTCAGCGGGCGCACCGTGCGGAAGAAGTGCGGGAACCCGATCTACGCGGCGCCGGAGGTCTGGAACGACGAGCGTCAGCCCGAGAGCGCCTTCGCCGCCGACGCCTACTCCTTCGCGTGCCTCGCGTTCGAGACCTTGACCGGCCGCGCGCTCTTCGACGACGAGGACCCCTTCGTCACCATCCGCCAGCACCTCTCCCACGACGGCCTCCCGCCCGGCATCGCCCAGCTCCGCGCGCGCCCGGAGCTGCGTAAGCTCGCGGAGATCCTCGGCCGTGCCCTCCGCGCGAGCCCCGCCCAGAGGACGCGGGTACGGATGATCCGGACGGAGCTTTCCCGTCTCGCTCCGCAAATCAAGGACCTCGAGTGGCCGCTGCGTGGAAACGAGGCCTGGCAGACCACCCCGATCTCCGATCTCGACGTGAGCGCCACGGCCAGCTGA